Within the Gracilinema caldarium DSM 7334 genome, the region CTGCTACAAAGAACGGGGAATTAGCCCTGGGCCGGAATATTCTGGTAGGATTTATGCCCTGGAACGGGTACAACTACGAAGACTCTATTCTCATTTCCGAACGGGTCGTAAAGGAAGATATGTTTACATCAATACATATCAAAGAATTTATTACCGAAGTTCGGGAAACCAAGCTGGGGCCTGAAAAAATAACCCGGGATATTCCCAATACCAGCGAGAAATCCCTGGATAATCTCGATAGCGAGGGTATTATCCGAGTGGGTGCAAAGGTTCGCTCTGGGGATATTCTTGTTGGTAAGGTTACTCCCAAGAGTGAAACCGAAACCACCCCTGAATTCAAACTGCTTAATTCAATATTCGGTGAAAAGGCAAAGGAAGTCCGGGATTCTTCGCTCCGGGTTCCCCACGGTATTGATGGTACGGTCATCGATATTCAGCGGCTCAAGCGCACCGAAGGGGATGATCTCAATCCCGGTGTCGATGAAGTGGTAAAGGTTCTCATTGCAACCAAGCGGAAACTCCGGGAAGGTGATAAGATGGCAGGCCGCCACGGTAACAAGGGTGTTGTAGCCCGAATCCTGCCGGTAGAAGATATGCCCTATATGGATGACGGAACACCTCTCGACATCTGCCTAACCCCACTAGGTGTTCCCTCCCGTATGAATATCGGTCAGCTGCTTGAAACCGAGCTGGGCTGGGCTGCAAGCACACTGGATGAATGGTTCAGTGCTCCCGTTTTCCAGTCTCCAACAACTGAACAGATCGAAGAAAAACTTAAAGAAGCGGGACTGCCGGTTACTTCAAAAACCATGCTGAGAGATGGACGCACCGGCGAGTATTTTGTGAACCCCGTCTTCTGTGGTGTGATCTACTTCCTGAAACTACACCACCTGGTCGATGACAAAATGCACGCCCGGTCTACCGGTCCCTACTCACTGGTTACCCAACAGCCCTTGGGTGGTAAGGCTCAGTTTGGTGGACAGCGTCTTGGTGAAATGGAAGTCTGGGCGCTGGAAGCTTATGGTGCTGCTAATACGCTCCAGGAACTTTTGACGATTAAATCCGACGATATGACAGGACGTTCTAAGATTTACGAAGCTATTGTTAAGGGTGAACCCTCTACAACTGCGGGTATTCCGGAATCTTTCAATGTTCTTGTCCAGGAACTCCGTGGTCTTGCCCTTGATATGACCATTTATGATGCCAAGGGTAAACAGATTCCGTTAACAGAACGGGACGAAGACCTTATTAACAAGCAAGGGTCTAACTTCTAAAAGGGGTTGCAGGAATGCGGGATATTCAAGATTTTGATTCAATTATGATTAAACTGGCCTCACCCGACATGATTCGGGCCTGGTCCTATGGTGAAGTTAAGAAGCCGGAAACAATCAATTACCGGACGCTTCGTCCCGAAAAAGACGGTTTATTTTGTGAACGAATTTTCGGTACCACGAAAGAGTGGGAATGTTACTGCGGAAAGTTTAAGTCTATCCGGTATAAGGGCGTTATCTGTGACCGCTGTGGTGTAGAAGTCACCCACTTTAAGGTCCGCCGCGAACGGATGGGTCATATTGAACTGGCCGCCCCGGTTTCTCACATTTGGTATTATCGCTCAGTACCAAGTCGAATGGGTCTTCTCCTTGACATCCCCATGGCGGCTCTCAGATCTATTCTGTATTATGAGAAGTATATCGTTATAGAGCCGGGAGATACGGATCTGAAAAAGATGCAGCTTCTCACCGAAGAGGAGTACTATGAAGCCCAAGAACGTTACGGTGGAGCTTTCACTGCCGGTATGGGCGCAGAAGCAATCAAAATCCTCCTCGAAGGTATTAACTTAGATCAGCTTGCTACAGAATTACGTGCAAAAATGATTGAAAAAGGTGCCAAGAGCGACAAACGGCTTCTGAAACGCATCGAAATCGTGGAAAATTTCCGTAATTCCAGCAATAAACCCGAATGGATGATCCTCGAAGCCATTCCTGTTATCCCGCCAGAACTGCGGCCTATGGTTCAGCTCGACGGGGGCCGCTTTGCCACCAGTGATTTAAACGATCTCTATCGCCGGGTTATCAACCGAAATAACCGGCTCAAACGGCTTATGGCTCTCAATGCTCCTGAGATAATTATCCGCAATGAAAAACGAATGCTTCAGGAAGCGGTGGATGCCCTTTTTGATAACTCGAAGAAAAAGCGGGTGGTGAAGGGAGCTTCTAACCGACCGTTAAAATCCATCAGCGATATGCTCAAGGGGAAACAGGGCCGGTTCCGGCAAAATCTGCTGGGTAAACGGGTTGACTATTCGGGCCGTTCGGTAATCACCGTTGGTCCTGATCTTAAGATGTGGCAGTGTGGTCTGCCCACCAAAATGGCTCTGGAACTCTTTAAGCCCTTCATTATGAAGAAACTGGTCGACAAGGATGTGGTCTACAATATCAAGAAGGCTAAGATGCTCGTGGAACAGGAAACCCCCGAAGTCTTTGCTATTCTTGATGAAGTCGTAAAAGAACATCCTGTTATGTTGAACCGGGCACCTACCTTGCACCGGCTCGGTATTCAGGCTTTTGAACCGGTTCTTGTAGAAGGAAAGGCAATAAAACTGCATCCCCTGGTCTGTCATGCCTTTAACGCTGACTTTGACGGTGACCAGATGGCGGTTCACGTCCCGCTGACCCATGCGGCACAGATGGAATGCTGGACCCTCATGCTATCAGCCCGAAACCTTTTGAACCCTGCTAACGGTAAAACTATTGTGTTCCCCTCTCAGGACATGGTTCTGGGTATCAACTTCCTGACGAAGGTGAAACATAACGCAAAAGGTCAGGGGCGCCGCTATTCAAGCTCAGAAGAAGTGCTCATGGCGGTTGAGAGCAAAGCCCTTGAGTGGGAAGCCCTCATCAAAGTACGGCCTTCAAAAACACCGGTTTGGTCAAAAACAGGGGTAGAGGTTGAGCTTGGAAAGGATGGGTTCATTGAAACCACCGCAGGCCGGATTGTCTTTAACGAAGAGTTGCCCGCCGAGGTCCCCTTCATCAATTATGAATTACGGGATAAGGAATTAAAAGCTCTTATTGAATATGTTCTTAAGTATAAAGGTCCCTGGATCACGGTAAAAATGCTCGATGCCATTAAGGCTACCGGTTACAAATATGCTACTGTCTTCGGGGCAACAATAGGTGTTGATGATATTGTGGTTCCGAAAGAAAAGGCTGAAATGATCGAGAAGGCCAACAAGGAAGTTGAGTCGATCCAGAAACAGTACCGCCAGGGTCATATCACCCAGGAAGAACGGTACAACCGGGTTGTAGAAGTCTGGTCAAAGACTAACGAAGATTTGACCAATATCATGATGAAGACCCTGGAAGCTGACCGGGATGGATTTAACTCTGTTTATATGATGGCTAACTCCGGTGCCCGCGGTAGCCGCAACCAGATTCGTCAGTTGGCGGGTATGCGCGGTCTTATGGCTAAGCCCTCGGGTGATATTATCGAATTACCAATCCGGTCCAACTTCAAAGAGGGACTTTCGGTTATCGAATTCTTCATTTCTACCAACGGTGCCCGTAAGGGTCTTGCCGATACGGCTCTTAAGACCGCAGACGCAGGTTACCTGACCCGCCGTCTGGTCGATATTGCCCAGGATGTGGTTGTTAATGAGGATGATTGCGGTACCATCAATGGTCTTGATCAGACCGCAATCAAGGACGGCGAAGATATCCTTGAATCCCTTAAGGACAGGATTATTGGCCGCTATACCCTGGAACGGGTAAAGCATCCTATTACTGGCGAAATAATCGTCGATGTAAACGAAGAAATCACCGAAGAAATTGCAGATGCAATTGAAGAAGCGGGTGTTGAAAAGGTTCGGGTCCGTACCGTGCTGACCTGTGAAGCGAAGCATGGGGTATGCCGCAAGTGCTACGGCCGAAACCTGGCAACCAACCGCCCCGTCGATATTGGTGAAGCGGTCGGTATTATTGCAGCCCAGTCTATCGGTCAGCCCGGTACCCAGCTTACCATGCGTACCTTCCATATCGGTGGTGCGGCAACTAAGGTGAGCGAAGAAAACCGAATTGCACTGAAGTACCCCGTATATATCCGTGACATTACCGGCGCCCACGTCGAAATGGCTGACGGGCACTGGCTCTTTACCAGAAAGGGTTTTGTGTTCATCAATAAAGTGATGAAACAGTACACCCTCGAAGCCGGTGATGAAGTCTTGGTAGAAGACGGAAAACGGGTTATTAAAGGCGAATCTCTTATCCGGAGAAACGGCAAGGATATACTCTCTACGGAAATTGCCTATGCCATGTTGATCGATGGTCAGCTATGTCTCATTGGTCCTGATCAGAAACTGGAAGTACGGAACGGTAGTGATTTAGTTGTACGAAAAGGTCAGCTAGTACCTGCGGACCATACAATTGCTACCTTTGACCCCTTCGCAGACCCGATTATTGCTGAAGTCTCCGGTTATGTCCGATATGAAGATATTATTCCCGGTACTACCCTGAAAGAAGAGGTTGATGAAGAGACTGGTAATATTGAAAAACGGATATCCGATTTTCAACTGGAAACAAAACAGCCCCGTATCTTTATTACTGATGAAGCCGGTAACGAAGTTGGATCCTATTACCTCCCCGGTGGAGCCTATCTTCTCGTGGACGAAGGCGAGCATATTACAGCAGGCCGTACCATTGCCAAGACCCTTAAGGAATCAGCCAAGGCAATGGATATTACCGGTGGTCTTCCCCGGGTCAGTGAACTCTTTGAAGCCCGGAAGCCCAAGTCTCCATCGGTGCTTGCTCAGGTAAGCGGAACCGTTCAATTCAAGGGTATTGTCAAGGGTAAACGTATTATTATCGTCCGGGACGCCTTCGGCAAGGAATACAAACACCTGGTTCCCATGGCAAAACGGCTCTTGGTGCGGGATGGTGATACGGTAGAAGCGGGTGAACCCCTCTGTGTTGGCGCTCCTAATCCCCATGATATACTTCACATTCTCGGTGAGAATGCTTTGCAGCGCTATCTGATGGATGAAATCCAGTCAGTGTATCGCCTGCAGGGTGTATCCATCAATGATAAGCACATCGGTGTTATCATCCGGCAGATGATGCGCAAGGTAGAAATCGTGTCCGTTGGCGATACCAAGTTTATTTATGGACAGATGGTCGATAAATACCGGTTCCATGAGGAAAATAGGCGGGTTATGGAAGAAGGTGGTCAGCCAGCAGTGGCCCGGCCTGTATTCCAAGGTATTACCCGGGCATCGCTTAATATCGATTCCTTTCTGTCTGCCGCATCGTTCCAGGAAACTACCCGGGTGCTTACCAATGCAGCGATTGCCGGTTCTACCGACTACCTCAGGGGCCTCAAGGAAAACATCATCATCGGTCATCCGATACCTGCAGGTACCGGCATGAAACGGTATCGGGCTGTCAAGCTCTTTGATGAAAATCAGCAGGACTTGGATAAATATATGAATGAAATCCTCGAACAGCGAAAACTGGAAAAGGTCGTAGAACCTATCGAAGAGGATTATGATTCCGATGAGGTTGATGAATAAACCTCGTGATTCTGTATCTTGACCAAGTTGCGGTAGCAGGCTATAGTTCTCTACCGCAGTATTGTAAACTAACGGGGCGCGTACCAAACAGTAGCATACTGTAAGTGTCTCGTAGCACATAGAAACGTCGGGTGCTGACGACGTTATGAAAAGGGAGTTTATTGCTCATGCCTACGATTAATCAGTTGGTTCGGTTTGGAAGGCAGAAGGTGTCAGTTAAGACCAAATCTCCTGCTCTTCAGGCTTGTCCTCAGAAACGCGGGGTTTGTACCCGTGTAATGACTGTTACCCCCAAGAAGCCTAATTCGGCTTTACGTAAGGTAGCCCGTGTGCGTCTTTCCCATGGTACCGAAGTAACCGCTTATATTCCTGGTATTGGTCATAACCTGCAGGAACACTCGGTTGTTCTGGTTCGTGGTGGACGTGTTAAGGACCTTCCTGGTGTTCGCTATCATATCATTCGTGGTGCCAAGGATACTCTTGGTGTAGCTGACCGTAAGCGTGGCCGTTCCAAGTACGGCGCTAAGCGGCCGAAGGCTTAAGTAGGGGTATAAGAAATGGGACGCAAAAAGAAGTCAATCGATCGGGGTGTAACACCCGATCCGAAATATAATAGTGTATTGGTGTCCAAGTTTGTTAACCGGATGATGTGGCAGGGAAAGAGGTCAATATCACTTCGGTTAGTGCATGGCGCTTTGGAGATTCTTCAGGCTAAAACTGAAAAAGAACCTCTTGAGGTCTTTACCAAAGCTCTTGAAAATGTAAAGCCTGTAGTCGAAGTTAAATCCCGGCGTGTGGGTGGTGCTACCTATCAGGTCCCTGTAGAAATTCGGGAATCCCGACGGGAAGCCCTGGGTATGCGCTGGATAATTAATGCTGCCCGAGCTCGCTCCGGACATGATATGAGCGAACGGCTTGCGGCTGAATTAATGGATGCTTATAATAATACCGGCACCGCTTTCAAGAAGAAAGAAGATACACACAAAATGGCTGAAGCTAATAAGGCTTTTGCCCATTATCGCTGGTAAGAGTAGTCGTTTTTTTTGTATGCGGCGGTTTTTGCCGCAGTTAAGGCTTAATAGCTTTAGGCGTTCTTTGATACATCGGTTATAGATAAAGCTGCACCGTGGTAAAACGCCGGGGAGGTGGGATACTTAGAAATTATTCTACGATCATCGACGACTGCGGTGTAGTTGTCTCGATGATCCAAACCGATCATCGCAGGACGCCTGTGTTAAGCGTTCTATCGGTTTTGCCGGCGATGGGATAGGTGGAACGAGGCATGTGGAAGACAGATAGAGTTAGCTCTGTTTTTCCGAATCCGCATACCGGTTTTCTTTTATTCCTCCATCCTCATCTTTTCGCCAAAATATAGTTGTTGTCATAAGTGTGCAGTGTGCCTATCTTGCATAGGAGTACATATTTAGGTATACTGCCGAGACTTGTATTTTAATTGAGTGCCCAAAGAATATAGGAGGACACAATGGCAAAGGATAAGTTCAATCGAACGAAACCTCACATGAACGTCGGAACGATTGGCCACGTCGATCACGGAAAAACCACCCTTTCAGCTGCTATTACCATGTACTGTGGTAAAAAGTATGGCGATAAGGTCATGAAGTATGATGAAATCGACAATGCGCCAGAAGAGAAGGCTCGCGGTATTACTATCAATACCCGGCACCTGGAATATCAGTCTGAGAAGCGGCACTATGCCCACATCGACTGCCCCGGACATGCTGACTATATTAAGAACATGATTACCGGTGCTGCTCAGATGGACGGTGCTATTCTCGTTGTTTCCGCTCCTGACTCGGTTATGCCCCAGACTCGTGAGCACATTCTCTTGGCTCGCCAGGTAGGTGTTCCGAATATCATCGTATTCCTGAACAAGGTTGACCTTGTAGATGATCCTGAGCTTCTTGAACTGGTCGAGGCTGAAGTTCGTGAAGTTCTCAGTCAGTACGGCTTCCCCGGTGATGAAATTCCTATCATTAAGGGTGCCGCATTTAAGGCTATGTCTGAACCTGATAACGCTGAAGCTACCAAGTGTATTCAGGAACTCCTTGATGCAATGGATAGTTACTTCCCCGATCCTGTGCGGGATGACGCAAAGCCCTTCTTAATGCCGATCGAGGACGTCTTTACCATCTCTGGTCGTGGTACAGTAGTAACCGGTAAGGTTGAGCGGGGTATTCTCAAGCTCAACGAAGAAGTTGAAATCGTAGGTATTAAGCCGACCCGGAAAACTGTTGTGACCGGAATTGAAATGTTCAACAAACTCCTCGATGAAGGTGTGGCTGGTGATAATATTGGTGCTCTGCTTCGTGGTGTTGAAAAGAAGGATGTTGAACGCGGACAAGTTCTTGCAAAGCCTGGTACAATTACTCCTCACAGCAAATTTAAGGGACAGATCTATTGTCTTTCTAAGGAAGAAGGTGGTCGTCACAGTCCCTTCTTCTCTGGTTATCGGCCTCAGTTCTATTTCCGGACTACCGATATTACCGGTACCGTTAAGCTTCCTGAAGGGAAGGAAATGGTTATGCCCGGTGATAACACCGAAATCTTTGGTGAGTTGATTCATCCTATCGCTATGGAAAAGGGACTCCGCTTTGCTATTCGCGAAGGTGGTCGTACCGTAGCTTCCGGTCAGGTTATCGATATCATTGAATAATTAGTTCTAGCTGTATGATCGAAGGCGGTCCTTGGTTCTCTTGGGCCGCCTTCTTTTGGAGGAATAATGACTAAGGAACGAATTCGCGTGCGTTTGCGCGGTTTCGATGTGGAATTGATCGATCAGAGCGCTAAATCAATTGTTCAGACGGTTCAGAAGGCGGGAGCAAAGGTTTCTGGTCCTATTCCGCTGCCGACCCGGATAAACAAAATTACTGTTCTGAGATCTCCCCATGTTAATAAGAAATCTCGGGAACAATTTGAAATGAGGACTCACAAGCGCCTCATCGATATTATCAATCCATCTGCAGAAGTGATGGATTCTTTAATGAAGCTCGAACTTCCCGCTGGCGTGGATGTTGAGATAAAGCAATAGCAAATCAAGGCAGACGGTTCCGAGACCACGGGATAACGTGCCTGGAAATGGAGAGTTTAGATGTTGGGTCTAATGGCCAAGAAAGTGGGCATGACACAGGTCTTCGATAATGATGGGAACCTTACTCCGGTAACTGTTCTCAAAGTTGATCCGAACATTGTTATCGCCCAAAAGACCGAGGATAAATATGGTTATAAAGCTGTAATCCTCGGAATTGATGACATGAAGAAGAGTAGGGTGAATAAGCCCTACGCAGGTCAGTTTCCCGAAGGAATTAATCCGAAAAAGAAAATTCGTGAATTTCGGGATTTTGAAAAGGAGTGCGCGGTAGGCGACAGCCTCGGGGCAGAGCTTTTTGAAGGCTGTCGGTATGTTGATGTAACCGGCATTTCTAAAGGTAAGGGGTTTCAGGGTGTTATAAAGCGCTGGGGTTTCGGAGGCGGTAGGAATACTCATGGTTCAAAATTCCATCGAGAACCCGGTTCTACAGGACAGTGTACTTCTCCTGGACATTCCTTTAAGAACGTAAAGATGCCTGGCCGGATGGGTAGGGAACGGGTAACTGTTCTCAACCTTAAGGTTGTTAAGGTTGACGTTGAAAATCAGCTGATTATGGTTCGCGGCGCTGTTCCTGGTGTAAATAAGGGGACGGTGGTTGTTCGGGCTGCGGTTAAGAAGTAATGAGGGAAGCTATGAATCGGACAGTCTATTCCATCGACGGTAAAGAACTTCGAACTATCGAACTGGATGATGCCGTATTTGGCCTCCCGGTAAATGAAGAAGTAATCTGGTATGCCGTTAATAATGAATTAGCCAACAGGCGTCTCGGAACGGCTTCTACCAAGGATCGCGCTGAGGTGCATGGTTCTAATACCAAGCCCTATAAGCAGAAAGGTACTGGTAGGGCTCGCCGGGGTGATAAAAAATCACCGCTGATGGTTGGTGGTGGTATTGTGTTTGGTCCAAAACCAAGGGATTTTTCCTATGCAATGCCTAAAAAGGCTAAGCGGCTTGCTCTTAAGAGCATCCTTAGTCTGAAAGCTCAGAGTGATATTCTAAAGGTTGTTGAAGATTTTACTGTAGAAAGCGGTAAAACAAGGGATCTGGTTAAGATCCTTAAAAACTTTAGTGATCAAGAACGAACCGTTGTTATTCTTAAGGATAATGACTCTAAGGTTAAACAGGCTGGTCGGAATATCCCGTGGCTCACGTTCCTTTCCTATGATAATCTTACCGCCCATGATTTGTTCTATGGACGGCGGGTTATTATGATGGAGGGTGCTGCAAAGAACCTGAGCGCGTTTTATGGCGCAGGTGCGGGGGGAGCAGAATGACCTACGAGCAGATTTTAATAGAACCTGTTTTATCTGAAAAAACTAATAGAATGCGAGAAGAAGGAAAATATGTTTTTAAAGTAGATCCTTCTGCCACTAAGATTCAGGTAAAAGAAGCGGTTCGAAAGCTTTTTAATGTACATCCTATTTCCTGCACCATCATGGTTGTAGGTGGAAAGCCAAAGCGGGTTCGGTATAAGGCCGGTTATACATCAAGCTGGAAGAAGGCTATCGTCCGATTACCGAAGGACGAGAAAATTGCCCTCTTCGAGGGCGTATAAGCCCGCTCAAAGTTGGGGAAAATTATGGGTATTAGAACATTTAAGCCGGTAACTGCGGGTATGCGGCATCGGATTAGCCTGGATTACTCGGAGATTACAACAAACAAACCCGAAAAATCCCTGACCAGCGGTCGTGCTGAAAAGGCAGGCCGCGGTGCAAAGGGACGGATCAGTGTCTGGCATAAGGGTGGCGGGCATAAGCGGCGCTATCGGGAAATTGATTTTAAGCGTGATAAAATTGGTGTTCCCGGTAAGGTTGCTACTATCGAATATGATCCAAACCGCAGTGCAAATATCGCCCTTGTCAATTATGTAGATGGTGAGAAACGCTATATTATAGCTCCGAAAGGATTAACCGTTGGTACTCAAGTTATGAGTGGTCCTGACGCTGCTCCTGAAGTTGGAAATGCGTTGCCCCTGGAAAATATTCCACTTGGGTTTACCATTCACAATATTGAGCTTTCTCTCGGTCGTGGTGGACAGTTGGTCCGTTCGGCTGGTGCTGGCGCTATGGTCGCTGCAAAAGAAGGCGATTATGTAACCGTACGGCTGCCTTCTGGTGAAATGCGAATGGTCTTTAAGAAATGCTACGCCACTATCGGTGAAGTAGGAAACGAAGACCATATGAACGTTCAGCTTGGTAAGGCTGGACGGAAACGCTGGATGGGCGTTCGGCCTACTGTTCGTGGTATGGCGATGAACCCGATTGATCACCCCCATGGTGGTGGTGAAGGTCGTAATAAGGGTTGTAATCCTGTTACTCCCTGGGGTCAGCCTACTCGTGGTTATAAGACCAGGAATAAGCACAAGCCTTCTTCCCGGTTTATTGTCAGCCGCAGAAAGAAATAGGAGCGAAGGGTGTCAAGATCAGTAAAGAAGGGGCCCTTCATTGAGAAGAGCCTGTACAAGAAAGTAATTGAAATGGGAAAAAGTGGTGAACGGAAGATGATTAAAACATATTCTCGTTGTTCCACCATTATCCCTGAAATGGTTGGTAATACGATTTCCGTATATAACGGAAAAAGCTGGGTTCCGGTTTATGTGACAGAGAACCTGGTCGGTCACAAGCTTGGTGAATTCGCACCCACCCGAATCTTCCGGGGGCATGCGGGTTCAGACAAGAAGGCCGCTAAGAAGTAGGTGGAATATGGAAGAAAAGAAGGGTTACAAAGCGGTAACCAAGTACCTTATTGCATCTCCGTTTAAGGTTCGCCCTGTGGCCGATCTGGTACGGAGACGGCCTTATCCAGAAGCCATGTCAATTCTGGAACATATGCCCCATAAGGGTGCTCGGTTAATCCGGAAAACCGTTAAATCTGCTGCATCCAACGCCTTAAATCAAAATAAGCAGTTGGATGAAGATATGCTGTATGTCAAGGAAATCAGGATTGATGAAGGTCCCCGTCTTAAACGGGTTTGGTTCCGTGCACGGGGCCGGGCAGATATGCTGCTGAAGCGTATGTGTCACATCACTGTGGTTATTGACGAAATCGCTAAGACGGGGGAATAACGTGGGACAGAAAGTAAATCCAATAGGTTTGCGGGTAGGTATTAACCGAACTTGGTCGTCCCGCTGGTATGTGGATCCTAAGGAGTATGCTGATACACTCCATGAAGATTTAAAGCTGCGGAAAATCGTCACAAATCTTCCTGAAACAAAGGGTGCTGATATAGCTGAATTAGAAATTATTCGGCATCCCCAGAGGATTACTATTGTAATTCATACCGCCCGTCCTGGTGTGATTATTGGTGTAAAGGGTGCTAACATCGAAAAAATCGGATCTGAACTGCAAAAGATTGTAAATAAAAAAGTTCAGATAAAGATTAAAGAGGTTCGTAACCCTGATAACAACGCTCAGCTAATTGCCCAGAATATTGCACGGCAGCTTTTGGCTCGCGGTTCATTCCGGAAAGCCATGAAGCAGGCCGTTACCAACGGTATCAA harbors:
- the rpoC gene encoding DNA-directed RNA polymerase subunit beta'; the protein is MRDIQDFDSIMIKLASPDMIRAWSYGEVKKPETINYRTLRPEKDGLFCERIFGTTKEWECYCGKFKSIRYKGVICDRCGVEVTHFKVRRERMGHIELAAPVSHIWYYRSVPSRMGLLLDIPMAALRSILYYEKYIVIEPGDTDLKKMQLLTEEEYYEAQERYGGAFTAGMGAEAIKILLEGINLDQLATELRAKMIEKGAKSDKRLLKRIEIVENFRNSSNKPEWMILEAIPVIPPELRPMVQLDGGRFATSDLNDLYRRVINRNNRLKRLMALNAPEIIIRNEKRMLQEAVDALFDNSKKKRVVKGASNRPLKSISDMLKGKQGRFRQNLLGKRVDYSGRSVITVGPDLKMWQCGLPTKMALELFKPFIMKKLVDKDVVYNIKKAKMLVEQETPEVFAILDEVVKEHPVMLNRAPTLHRLGIQAFEPVLVEGKAIKLHPLVCHAFNADFDGDQMAVHVPLTHAAQMECWTLMLSARNLLNPANGKTIVFPSQDMVLGINFLTKVKHNAKGQGRRYSSSEEVLMAVESKALEWEALIKVRPSKTPVWSKTGVEVELGKDGFIETTAGRIVFNEELPAEVPFINYELRDKELKALIEYVLKYKGPWITVKMLDAIKATGYKYATVFGATIGVDDIVVPKEKAEMIEKANKEVESIQKQYRQGHITQEERYNRVVEVWSKTNEDLTNIMMKTLEADRDGFNSVYMMANSGARGSRNQIRQLAGMRGLMAKPSGDIIELPIRSNFKEGLSVIEFFISTNGARKGLADTALKTADAGYLTRRLVDIAQDVVVNEDDCGTINGLDQTAIKDGEDILESLKDRIIGRYTLERVKHPITGEIIVDVNEEITEEIADAIEEAGVEKVRVRTVLTCEAKHGVCRKCYGRNLATNRPVDIGEAVGIIAAQSIGQPGTQLTMRTFHIGGAATKVSEENRIALKYPVYIRDITGAHVEMADGHWLFTRKGFVFINKVMKQYTLEAGDEVLVEDGKRVIKGESLIRRNGKDILSTEIAYAMLIDGQLCLIGPDQKLEVRNGSDLVVRKGQLVPADHTIATFDPFADPIIAEVSGYVRYEDIIPGTTLKEEVDEETGNIEKRISDFQLETKQPRIFITDEAGNEVGSYYLPGGAYLLVDEGEHITAGRTIAKTLKESAKAMDITGGLPRVSELFEARKPKSPSVLAQVSGTVQFKGIVKGKRIIIVRDAFGKEYKHLVPMAKRLLVRDGDTVEAGEPLCVGAPNPHDILHILGENALQRYLMDEIQSVYRLQGVSINDKHIGVIIRQMMRKVEIVSVGDTKFIYGQMVDKYRFHEENRRVMEEGGQPAVARPVFQGITRASLNIDSFLSAASFQETTRVLTNAAIAGSTDYLRGLKENIIIGHPIPAGTGMKRYRAVKLFDENQQDLDKYMNEILEQRKLEKVVEPIEEDYDSDEVDE
- the rpsL gene encoding 30S ribosomal protein S12, whose product is MPTINQLVRFGRQKVSVKTKSPALQACPQKRGVCTRVMTVTPKKPNSALRKVARVRLSHGTEVTAYIPGIGHNLQEHSVVLVRGGRVKDLPGVRYHIIRGAKDTLGVADRKRGRSKYGAKRPKA
- the rpsG gene encoding 30S ribosomal protein S7 — encoded protein: MGRKKKSIDRGVTPDPKYNSVLVSKFVNRMMWQGKRSISLRLVHGALEILQAKTEKEPLEVFTKALENVKPVVEVKSRRVGGATYQVPVEIRESRREALGMRWIINAARARSGHDMSERLAAELMDAYNNTGTAFKKKEDTHKMAEANKAFAHYRW
- the tuf gene encoding elongation factor Tu, with the protein product MAKDKFNRTKPHMNVGTIGHVDHGKTTLSAAITMYCGKKYGDKVMKYDEIDNAPEEKARGITINTRHLEYQSEKRHYAHIDCPGHADYIKNMITGAAQMDGAILVVSAPDSVMPQTREHILLARQVGVPNIIVFLNKVDLVDDPELLELVEAEVREVLSQYGFPGDEIPIIKGAAFKAMSEPDNAEATKCIQELLDAMDSYFPDPVRDDAKPFLMPIEDVFTISGRGTVVTGKVERGILKLNEEVEIVGIKPTRKTVVTGIEMFNKLLDEGVAGDNIGALLRGVEKKDVERGQVLAKPGTITPHSKFKGQIYCLSKEEGGRHSPFFSGYRPQFYFRTTDITGTVKLPEGKEMVMPGDNTEIFGELIHPIAMEKGLRFAIREGGRTVASGQVIDIIE
- the rpsJ gene encoding 30S ribosomal protein S10 — encoded protein: MTKERIRVRLRGFDVELIDQSAKSIVQTVQKAGAKVSGPIPLPTRINKITVLRSPHVNKKSREQFEMRTHKRLIDIINPSAEVMDSLMKLELPAGVDVEIKQ
- the rplC gene encoding 50S ribosomal protein L3 — protein: MLGLMAKKVGMTQVFDNDGNLTPVTVLKVDPNIVIAQKTEDKYGYKAVILGIDDMKKSRVNKPYAGQFPEGINPKKKIREFRDFEKECAVGDSLGAELFEGCRYVDVTGISKGKGFQGVIKRWGFGGGRNTHGSKFHREPGSTGQCTSPGHSFKNVKMPGRMGRERVTVLNLKVVKVDVENQLIMVRGAVPGVNKGTVVVRAAVKK
- the rplD gene encoding 50S ribosomal protein L4, coding for MNRTVYSIDGKELRTIELDDAVFGLPVNEEVIWYAVNNELANRRLGTASTKDRAEVHGSNTKPYKQKGTGRARRGDKKSPLMVGGGIVFGPKPRDFSYAMPKKAKRLALKSILSLKAQSDILKVVEDFTVESGKTRDLVKILKNFSDQERTVVILKDNDSKVKQAGRNIPWLTFLSYDNLTAHDLFYGRRVIMMEGAAKNLSAFYGAGAGGAE
- a CDS encoding 50S ribosomal protein L23; the encoded protein is MTYEQILIEPVLSEKTNRMREEGKYVFKVDPSATKIQVKEAVRKLFNVHPISCTIMVVGGKPKRVRYKAGYTSSWKKAIVRLPKDEKIALFEGV
- the rplB gene encoding 50S ribosomal protein L2, coding for MGIRTFKPVTAGMRHRISLDYSEITTNKPEKSLTSGRAEKAGRGAKGRISVWHKGGGHKRRYREIDFKRDKIGVPGKVATIEYDPNRSANIALVNYVDGEKRYIIAPKGLTVGTQVMSGPDAAPEVGNALPLENIPLGFTIHNIELSLGRGGQLVRSAGAGAMVAAKEGDYVTVRLPSGEMRMVFKKCYATIGEVGNEDHMNVQLGKAGRKRWMGVRPTVRGMAMNPIDHPHGGGEGRNKGCNPVTPWGQPTRGYKTRNKHKPSSRFIVSRRKK
- the rpsS gene encoding 30S ribosomal protein S19 yields the protein MSRSVKKGPFIEKSLYKKVIEMGKSGERKMIKTYSRCSTIIPEMVGNTISVYNGKSWVPVYVTENLVGHKLGEFAPTRIFRGHAGSDKKAAKK
- the rplV gene encoding 50S ribosomal protein L22, with amino-acid sequence MEEKKGYKAVTKYLIASPFKVRPVADLVRRRPYPEAMSILEHMPHKGARLIRKTVKSAASNALNQNKQLDEDMLYVKEIRIDEGPRLKRVWFRARGRADMLLKRMCHITVVIDEIAKTGE